A window of Dermacentor andersoni chromosome 4, qqDerAnde1_hic_scaffold, whole genome shotgun sequence genomic DNA:
tagctagctagctagctagatagatagatagatagatagatagatagatagatagatagatagatagatagatagatagatagatagatagatagatagatagatagataagcaggcaggcaggcaggctggcTGGCAggctcaaaacggctgaagtagacagagtgctattcgcattaaaagtTCCTGAAGTGTGCTAATTGCATTGTAAAGCGGTGTGCATAGTGACCGATGGTAATCACTGGTACCGTTTTCCCAATGACTGACGAGCGCTACTAATATACATTAATCTGGGCAGCATATCGGTTCTGTGTTCTGGCCTGCCTGCGTGCCTCGACTTTCTCATACACCAACAGACACCACTGACCTATAACGTGCATAGGGCTATAATTTTTGTAGTCTTCAATTTTCTGAACTTGAAAATAGCATGCCTGAGCCTAATATAGGCCCACTGAGGCCCGAGCCCAACCCGAGTCCATAACTGCGAGACCCGAGACCCGAGCCCTACCCGGCCCCGAGTCAACAATTTCTTACCCTGCCCGAGTCCGTCCCGGGGGCCTGTCCGGTCGCGGGCCAGCCCTGGCCTCACTGTCCTGCTCCGACTTGACACACACGCTCGAGCTGGTGAACCGAGCGAAAAAGGCAGCTAAGGCTGCTGGACTTCTGTACTGAGAGCACCACCCACTGGGGAGCCGAGAAGCTACCCACGCTTGCTTCACCCGCGTGCTGTTGCGTACAAAGTTTATCATCTCTTCCTCTCCCGGCTGACAGGCCACTCAGGGCCTTTTAACGGGACGAGGCGACGAAATCAGCAAAAGCAAGTACAGGCGCACCAATTTCAGTACAAGTGCAAGTTTCGTCTGCTATGCTCTTGCCATAAGCACGACCCAGCCTTTACCGGCATTAACTCGCTGGAAGCTTCACGGCTTAGCGGAGAGAGCAAGAGCGTGCGCATTCACGCTTATTTTGTTTCAGCGCATGCCACTATAGTTAGAACAATAATGATCAAGACGTCCAAAGCAGGACAAACAGATGACGAAACGCGTTTTGTTTGAGCTTCAAACTTTTTATTTCCGCACGTTAAGCGCATCCCATGATCGCGTATGTTTCAAAGAAGATTATTGCAGATACATGTTGTGGCTTAGTGGCCCTCGGCGGGCAAGCTTAAATATGAGATGGCGTTCCTTAGCTTCAACTAGTATAGAAAGAAAACATAGTTTGGGAAAAAGGAAGCTGCTCAGTTAGTAAGGTTGGAAGTCTCCCGTCAACTGAACAGCACCGGCCATGCGCCGCAGTAGTAAATCGTACAGTGCAGGTACGAGGTCCACGTCTCTTTTGAGTACCTCTCAATGCACCTTCGCAGCTTCGCAGACTTCGTCAGGTTGCACATTGCGCAAATAAAGCCTCTGAAGATTCCTTCTCATTATTTCCCAcaaattacaaaaaaattttCAAGTCGGTTCCTTGCGGTGGCCGTGGTAGCGTCATAACCCCCTTTTTCTCAAGGTGAACCTCCACAGTGCGCGCAGTGGGTACCGCTGATAGTTCCTGCTCGACGCAAAACTACCGTTCTTAGCGGGGCCATCAAGCCAGTGTGAAAGAAGCTTGTGGTTATTGATGTCAATGTAGGTGCCGAGCAGATTGTCCCGATACTCGAAAGTCGGATCCGAGCCCGTCCTTTGTGACCGTGCCCCGGACATTGACGCTGCGGCGACCAGATGAGCTCACGTTTTCTGAGCAGTAAGGGTcgtttctacaaaaccacaaaaaATTGCGGAATCTAGTATTAAAGTCATTACCACTCCCTCGTAAATGCAATATCGACCACATGCCGCATGAGAGCCGACGGTGTACTTTTTGTTTATGTTGTCATTCAGTGCCGAAGTTTGATTCGTTCGTAAAGGCCACTCTGTTCCAGTCATCGACCCTCCACTGTAGATGATCCTGTGCAAACTGCAGCCTTCTCGCCTTGCTGTTTGCCTTAAACACACGGGTTTTGGACCACACTTCTGTTAGTCAATCCTACTCCACGAGCCGTTGTCGCACACGATCCTAGCTAATGTCCAATCCGACTATATCCTCCACGTGGCCCGCCATGAGGAAAGGTTCTACAGAAACCCCTGCAACAATGAATATGCCCTTTTCTGTTGTTTTCCGGCTCAGAACATTAAGCTGCCTTACCAATGCTGTCTGTTATAGCTATTTGGTTGTGTGAATCGGCCAGTCAATGACAATCCTAGCACGCGGAGTCTCATCTATTAGTATGTGAGGTGGCATTCTTTTTCCCGCTAGACGACTATTAAATGAATGCCAGTCAGacgaaaacaaacaacaaacacgACGGCAGGGTTGGTGACGACATTGGTACATTGGGAACGCGCCTTAGAGCGGGCTCACAGCTTTCAACATGCTTGAAACCAGATCGGAAAGTTGCTCATCCTCTCGTGCACTGCTTTTTCTTGCCCCTGTGATACCATTGTATCACAGCTTTGCACGTGTTGTTCATTATATTCCGGCGCATGCCCACTACAGCGACAtatgtttaaagaaaaaagaaaattcagtggCGATCTTGAGGTAAATTCGTTAGCATTAGGTGTTATGTAATCAATTCAGAAGGAGCCAATAAACAGTGACACGAAGGACAGCGGGGGAAAATTATTTGTAGTTACTAATTGAGATAAAGAAATGCTCTTCTAAGCCCTCCTATCTCTCTCTAACTCTACGGcatgaccggcttcccacacttcacacttttttccactttgacactctaatgctaacgcattaagaaAAAAGACAGAGCCAGGCGCACAAGGTCATTGCTATCTACGATAAGCGGGGGAACTTCCACCCAGTTCGTCGTGGCACGCGCTGTGTCGCGCTTGTGTAACATTTATGCCCCGTGAGAAAATGTGGCCGCAAGATAATTAGTAAAATTTAATATAGCCAAAGATCTGGCTGTACAGTCAAGGCCCAcgtacagccccccccccccccccccccataacgcGACTACGTTACTACGACAATAACGTGGGAGCCTGGCTGCGTTTTCTGCTTCCCCATTCAATTTCATTTTCAGCTAACTGCGCGGTTATCTTCATTTAACTTACTATCTGCGTGCAGTCCTACACAAAAGACGAAGACGAATAATGATAGCACGGTGACGTGCACGCAATcactattgaagaaaaaaaaaaacgaatgcgaagtcttttacttcttttactcCTATTACAGATGTGTCTCGCCTGATACTAAGCGCACCCAGGGGTTGTCTTAATGACCGCGAACTCGAGGGGCGCGCCGCTTCCTGCTTGCGTGTTTTGCCACATCACACGGGTCTGCACAAGATCGTTCAAGTGCAGGAAGACGCAGCACTTTATTACCCTTCGAGTTGCACAACAGGGACTGGCGCCCGTGAAATGCACTTGCGTGTATCGGCCGCGTTAAGAAAGGATCTCTggaaagggagagaaagaaagaaagaagtgtgtCAGGAAGGCATACAAGCCTCTACGCTGCCGTTTGTCGAGTTCTCCGATCTCTTCTCCGGCTGCCCTCCCCACCCTCCTCCATCCTTCTTCCCGCGCCCTGCTCGGACGAGTCACGTACGTGCCCTCTCTCCCCCCCGAAATTGTGTGGCCCGCCGGCTCCACGCACGTGGACTAGTTACGAACGCGGTGGTCAGCTTCGCATTGTGGCCCCCCGAAACGCGGCGGCTCCCGCGTGCCTTCGACGCGCCGTGCAAGCCGGCAAATCTTCGCTCTTGCTTCTCCAGTGCCGGTGCTGTGGGCAGCGGATCGAATCGACCGTGTCGCATTCTTGAACTTGGCGTGATTACGACCGAGCCTCCCGACAGATACGATGTCGCTACTAGCGCCCGCAATAATGACGCCGATCATGGACCTTTATAGGTACGTGCTCTCTAAACGGGACCCGCGCACGGAAGGCTGGACCCTCGTGGCCGATCCCAAGTTTGTGTTCCCGCTGCTGTTTGGCTACATCTTCGTGGTCAAGATCGGTGGCCCGCGATGGATGATGAACCGCAAGCCATTCGAGCTCAAGCCCATCATCATGGTCTACAACTTGGCGATGGTGATCGCCAACATGTTCTTCTTTTACCAGTACGTTCGCCACTCGTACCTGGGCGGAGGTTACAACGTCTTCTGCCAGGGCGTCAGCTATTCCCGTGAGGAGAACGCCATGACCATTCTCAACCTGACGTGGTGGTACCTGTTCGTGCGCATCGCCGACTTCTTCGACACCTTCTTCTTCTTGGCGAGGAAGAAGTTCTCCCACATCACGGTGCTTCACGTACTTCATCATTTCCTCGTGGTGTTCAGCGGCTGGCTCTGGATCACCTTCGGGTGCGACGGTCAAGTGTTAATGGGCATCTGCTTCAACTCGTTCATCCACATCATCATGTATTCATACTACTTTCTCAGTGCCCTCGGTCCTGCGGTGCAGAAGTACTTGTGGTGGAAAAAGTACCTTACTCGTCTGCAGATCTTCCAGTTCGTCTTTCTTACCCTGCACGTGTCAATACCAATCTTCTATGACTGCGGGTACCCGATGGTACTTACCGTGCTCGCGTCGGCGCAAGGCACCCTGGGACTAGTGCTGTTCATTAACTTTTACATCAACGCTTATGCCTCAAACAGAAACTTGGACTTCTGCACAGTGCAAGGAGACAAAAGGGACTGACCACTATGAGGTGCGTGGCTCTTTGAGTCGTTTGTGAAAAGAGCGGTACCGCACACGGAAGGTGGCTTCGGTGAACACTGTCGTAACGGGTTTCAACTCTAGTTGTAAAACGCGAGGCGAACTGCAGTCGGGAATGCCAACTTGATCATTGACAGAGCTCCCACGCAGAAGTTATAAAGCCTCTCATTCGCAAGAACCCATTTCTCTTGCGCTGTCATGCTTCGCACGGGCTTTCCTTACGAAGTGTTCTTGCGCACGAGCGGTTTCGTGAACTCGGGTTTAGCTTGTTGTTACGTACCTTGCATTTCTAGTTTGTCACGGCTTCACTCACATTTGCTGTTCATGTATTGTGTTTTTCACCGGTGTTATTGCGAgcgcttatatttttttttttgtgtgtgtgtatgtgtgcgacATAATTTTTCGTAACTTTCAGTATTTCATGCTGTAAACTCGAGCAACCGCTCACCACCGATGTAACAGAGGCATTGCCGTTAGTATTTGTTGCATTCTTACCGGAACTAAATTTACCCTCTATAGCGTAACGCCGTAAACCTCTTGTAGATGGTCGCTAACATCGTAATGACGTCATTGTATCATTTATGTGAGGAGGAAATCGATGCTATAAAGGACAGTTACAAAAGGATAAGGATCGTTCGGCTTCTGCGCAGCATAACTTGAGTAGATGGCCGCAGTGCTTCAGCCGAAAAATCACCCATAACCACAAGTACCGCTAAAAATGCCTTCAGAAGCGACATTAGATCACCTCAATTCTTCACGTACACCCAatcaaaagagagaaaagaaattaaCGGAGAAAATTTATCATCTTGGTTAATTACGGCAAAAAGCTAGTCATCGTAATCCATAGCTATGAGGATGAAGACGTTCGGTGAATAAAGATGCCACAAGTGTTTCCAACCACTGAGGCAAGGTGAGAGTGCTTGTTTAACATTTCTTTTGTAACTGGTGGCAAGAATAAATGTTCTAAATGCTCATGACCACGTAATCGATGTGACTGCTATGTTCAATATTTGACACTCCAAGCCATCACACGTGCTCTTCGATGAAAGAACACCGGCGATAGGCTGGTTGTGCAACTGATACGTATTAATGGAGTGCAAATATTGCATGTCACTATCAACTCCATGCTGCACGCGCCAttctgccacacacacacacccaaaaACTTGTCCAATGCGTGGAGCAacgatataaagaaaaaagaaagattttgcGCGCCAAAATCGTGgactgattgtgaggcacgtggTAGCgcctactacagcgtgcctccgCATTATTTCGGCcactcggggttctttaacgtgcacctaaatctaagtacgcgagtgttttcgcatttcgcctcctaTGGAatggcggccgcggcggccgtgatcaaacccacgacctcgaggtCAACAGCGCAGTGccctagccactgagctaccgtggCAGGTGCAGCAGGAATGGGACCCAGCAATCGTGTCACGAGTCATTCTGGCGGGAAGTCATCAGGAAGCCATCAATCGTGCGCCACACAGAGCAGTTCCAGGCTCCTCGTTCAGTGCTTGCGCTCTTTTCAGGGTGCGCTGAGTCATCTGCGTGTCCCACATCGAGGTTGGCAAGGTCAACGCCAACCGCGCAGTTTACATAGACG
This region includes:
- the LOC126536731 gene encoding very long chain fatty acid elongase AAEL008004-like yields the protein MSLLAPAIMTPIMDLYRYVLSKRDPRTEGWTLVADPKFVFPLLFGYIFVVKIGGPRWMMNRKPFELKPIIMVYNLAMVIANMFFFYQYVRHSYLGGGYNVFCQGVSYSREENAMTILNLTWWYLFVRIADFFDTFFFLARKKFSHITVLHVLHHFLVVFSGWLWITFGCDGQVLMGICFNSFIHIIMYSYYFLSALGPAVQKYLWWKKYLTRLQIFQFVFLTLHVSIPIFYDCGYPMVLTVLASAQGTLGLVLFINFYINAYASNRNLDFCTVQGDKRD